CGGGCATTCACACCCTCTCTctcatcctctctcctctctgcccagaTCACGTGCTGTTCTACCTGCACTCCTGCCTGTTGTCCTGACCACAGTCACCATGCCTCGGGGTAAGAAGGCTAAGCTCCACACCTGTGAGAAACGCCGCCAGGCTCAGCATGGCACCCAGGATCTGAGGGGCACTCAGGTCACTGCCACCACGATGGAAGCACTCTCATCTTCCTCCAGTCCTGGTCCTGGGGTTGATGCTAAGAGAAAGTCCGGTGCTAGGTCTGGTAACCATCTCAAGCGTCCTCGGGGGGCCCTGGTCACCACCACTGTGCCTGCAGGTGTTTCTCCCACAAGATCATCCAAAAGAGCCCTTGGGAAAATTGGGAAAACACGTAATTCCTCTCAGGCCCCTCTCTCCAATGTGCGGTCTGGAGAACACTCACTAACCAGGCCGGCAAATCTGTTGGTGCAGTTCCTGTTACGCATGTATAAGACAAAAAAGCCCATTAGGAAAGCGAATATGCTGAAGATTATTGATAAAAAGTACCACAATCGATTCCTCAGGATCCTCAAAAGAGCTTCTGACAGCATGGAGGTGGTATTTGGTATTGACGTGAAGAAAGACAACACTGCCAAGCATTCTTATGTCCTTGTCAGCAAGATGAATCTCCCCCGCAATGGGATCGTGCACCGTGGCAGGGGTTTTCCCAAGACCGGTCTCCTGATGAATCTCCTGGGTGTGATCTTCATGAAGGGCAACTGTGCCACAGAGGAAGACATCTGGGATTTCCTGGGTAAGATGAATATCTATGCTGGGAAGAGGCATTTCTTATTTGGGGAGCCCAAGAAGCTCATCACCCAAGATTTGGTGCAGCTGAAGTATTTGGAATATCGGCAAGTGCCCGGCAGTGATCCAGCATGCTATGAGCTCCTGTGGGGTCCCAGAGCGCATGCTGAAACAAGCAAGATGAGAGTCCTGGAGTTCCTGGCCAGGATTAACCGTTTGGATCCCAGTGCCTTCCACTTTTGGTATGAAGAGGCTTTGAAAGATGAGGAAGAGAGGGCCCAAGCTAGTGGATGTCCCAGTGTTCCCCCAGCAGTTCCTTCCACACCTAGTGAAGCTGAGGCAAATTCTGCACTTCGTGGCTCAAGAGAGTAGTCAGTGTTCCAAGTAGTATAGGACTGGATGTCACCGAGGATTCATAGTGTAAAATACCTTGGTGTTCCTGTTCTGTATGGGGAATTGATACATAAAcctgtgtttttatgtttttgctaCTTTTCAAATGTTGCTTCTAAATGAAAGCTTGTCTAGCATATATGTGTACAAATTCATCAGTCACACTTAACCATTTTTTGTTGGTCTTAAGGATAAGAGTTTTTCTGTTGTGTAAAAGCAAAAGGGGAAGCTTCCATCTTATTTAGTAAGCCAGTGAAAGATAACATGGCATTGCAATATGTTATTTCCTTGAAAATACAAAACAGTAAAATATGTGGgatcaagaaatagaggaaaaggaagatggTCAGTATTTGGTTCCCTCATCCCTTGTACTCTGtgttttacaaaattataagCAACAGTATATGCCTGGTTAATTcaaaatgttgaaataaattCTAATAATTTCAACCTCATGCTCACAGGCTCATTTATTCCCCAAACATGAACTGAGCCTCTGCTCATAGTAGGCTCCATGCTAGTACTTGGAGAGCTGAGAAAAAGATCTAGCCACTGACCATAAAATTATAGAGTCGAGAAGCAGCTGTCATGTAAAGGAAATGGTGACATGACAGCAGTCAAATGTGAATTCCCTGATGCAAGGGAGTGGTGGGCCTCGGGAAAGTATAAGTCCTTCAGTGGGAAGTAATTATAAGTTGAGTGCATGGCGGGCTGGATGTTTGGTAATCGGACCAGGGACCAGGTTCTCACATGGTGGGCTGCATAGTTTAAAGACAAAGCCTCGGATGGGAAACTGCCCTTAACAGTTATAGGTACACTTCACTCTGTTGTgcttttctttattgtatttcacaggtactgcttttcttttctttgttctttttctttaacaaattaaaagtttGTGTTAGTCAACCTTGCTTCCAGCAAGTCTTTCAGCTCCATGTTTCCAACATggtttgctcacttcatgtctgtgTGTCACGTTTTGATACCTCTTGCAATGTTCACACCCTCAGCAGCAAAAATGATGGACTCAGTGAAGGCTCAGATAATGATTAGGATATTTCTTTTAGCAAACAGgtgtttttaattaagatatcTATATTGTTCTGAGGCATAATACTATTGCCCACTTAATAGCCTgcagtatagtataaacataaattttatgaaaacactgggaaaccaaaaatttcTTGTGACTCAATTGTGATATTAACTTTCCTTTGGGCGTTGGAAACCAAACTTGCAGTATTTTCTGAGTCTGCCTGTGCTTTGGGATTGTGAGTAAATCAGAGAGAAATCATGTGAAGCTGGCATGGAATGTACCCTGTGCTCTTGTTCCAGTACAGGTAAACACTGTGCAGATTAGATGTTCTATTCATGTTTTCTCCTGTCTGTGGAGTTTCCCAGAAATCAGGGTGGCACTCCCCTGAGGTGGGATGATGCCTTGAATGTGCTGGACTGGTGCACTCTGCCCTCAGTTGGGGAGCCAGAACCCAcaccactaaaaaaaaataataatgataattgaAATCAAGTTATCTTGATTGTAATTTGGCAAACAATAGGGAAGGAATAGACACTTGTGGGtggttaaatgaatgaaagtgggAGTGGTTTATGAAAAAGGGCAAGTGAGAGATAGGTAAGTTTGGGGCCCCTGAAACATTTTGGAGCTTTGTGTTACATCCACTGAGGGTGTCTACCTCATAGTGACTTTCAGTGGCATACTCTTAACTGGGATATGCTAGTTTTCCTTGCTAACCAGGATTTTTCTGATAAAGGGTCCTTTGCCCTTGACCCCTGCTTATTCTTTGACATCTCCTGGGTTGAAAATTGAATCACAGTGTATTGGGTTGAATCTCCGTGGACAAATTGATCACACTAAGGACTGGCATCCTTGGCAGTCTCAGGACAGGCCAGGCAACGGGCCAGGCATTTTATAGGCATTATTCTCAGTCCCCAAGACAGACCTTCTgaaacccatttcacagatgaagaaattgaggctcgcAGAGTTTGGTAAGGTATTCAGTTTCTCACAGTTCTTAAATGACAGTTGAAAGTAGACTCCTGGCCTAAATAAGTCTGATGCCCACACTTTGCCATTCCTCCTCGCCTGAGGCCAACTTTGTGTTCCTTCATTTGCCTTCCTTCTGATCGACTGGTCCAGCATGTATGTCAGGTGATAAAAAGGAGAACTCTGTGCCCAAAACACTGCATGGAAATATGTAACCACAGCAATAAGCATATCAAAATAACTGAGAAGTCTGAATAAAGCAGAGAAAGGTAATATTTAGTAACAATGTAATCATCTACATATCCAAAGTCAGAGAACCCAAATGATCAGGGGCCCAGAAAATCATGCTGGACAGCCCCTTGCATATGGAAGTTAAAACCGTTCAAAGAGAAGTTACACAAAAGGTGAAGTGTGGCTCCTAAAGAGAAGGGGTAGATGAAAGTGTTTTATCCTTTGTCAACACATCCATCCTGCCTTGCCTTACAACTTCCCTATTTCGCAGCACTCCTGGGACGGGAACCTGGTCTCTGAAGGGTTTTCAATAGGGAAACGGGTCAAAAGGTTGTCAGGATGTGTCCTTCCCCAGGAAgacttttaataaagaaataggaACCAGGAGAAAGAGGCCCTTacaggtgggctggggagggtaACATGCCCCAGGCAAAGTTCTCAGCCTGAACAATCGCTCACTTAAAGTTCAGGGTTCTCAGGGACTTGTGACTCCACCCTAGGAGGCTGTCCAGGTCAGCAGACCTTTATCTGAGGTTGGCTGGCTCAGGTCAGTAGAGAGAAATATTTCTAAGGTGTGCCAGGaggaaggagagcagccctgccAAGCCCATATCAGCAGAGACCTCACGGAATCCTCCCTGTTGGCATGGCAGATCCTTGTAAATGTCAGGCAGAGATGGCCTCATATCCTTCTCAGGGGTAACAGAAAAGTGATGAGCTTGATTTGAGACGGAGGTCTCAGGTCAGCAGAGGGGGAACACTTAGGCCTTCACCTGAGTCAGATTTAGGGTACGGAGTCAGCACCCCCAGTGGGATCACCATCATATGCGTTCTCAACCTGCCTGATGCAGTTGTCACTCATGGCATGGCAGGTGTGGTCAAACAAGCCACCCTCACATCCTTTTGGATCTCAGGAAATGAGAGCCTTTCTCTGTAGAAATGTTCTCAGATCCACAAAGAGGGGAGCCTCGGGTCCTGCCTGCATCCAAATCAAGCTAACTGAGGATTGAGGGGCCCACCCACTTTTGGATAGAGGGGTAAGAGGGCCTGGCCCTGCACTCAAGACTGAGATCCTGAGAGAAGGGTGTGGGACTGAGCCACCACCCCAGGccccaaagatttttttaagtttccttttttaaagcagttttagatTGACAGCAAAATGGcgcagaaagtacagagagtgCCCATATGTGTTCTTCCTGGACACGTGTACAGCCTCCCCCACTGTCAGTGGCCCCCAGTAGAGTGGGCTGTTTGCTACAATCTAGGAAgctacttttggagaaggcaatggcaccccactccag
This genomic interval from Bos indicus x Bos taurus breed Angus x Brahman F1 hybrid chromosome X, Bos_hybrid_MaternalHap_v2.0, whole genome shotgun sequence contains the following:
- the LOC113887694 gene encoding melanoma-associated antigen B3-like; translation: MPRGKKAKLHTCEKRRQAQHGTQDLRGTQVTATTMEALSSSSSPGPGVDAKRKSGARSGNHLKRPRGALVTTTVPAGVSPTRSSKRALGKIGKTRNSSQAPLSNVRSGEHSLTRPANLLVQFLLRMYKTKKPIRKANMLKIIDKKYHNRFLRILKRASDSMEVVFGIDVKKDNTAKHSYVLVSKMNLPRNGIVHRGRGFPKTGLLMNLLGVIFMKGNCATEEDIWDFLGKMNIYAGKRHFLFGEPKKLITQDLVQLKYLEYRQVPGSDPACYELLWGPRAHAETSKMRVLEFLARINRLDPSAFHFWYEEALKDEEERAQASGCPSVPPAVPSTPSEAEANSALRGSRE